The following coding sequences lie in one Pyramidobacter porci genomic window:
- a CDS encoding diacylglycerol kinase: MRHLFKALAYSWGGFLVLLKEAAFRQELVMLLAALSAVCWRRGFSALGAALPWGLLVLITEALNTGIEKTVDLCTRERHPLAKAAKDAASFACGTAILAFALVCAREFFF, translated from the coding sequence ATGAGACATCTTTTCAAGGCGCTGGCGTACTCCTGGGGCGGCTTTCTCGTGCTGCTCAAAGAGGCGGCGTTCCGTCAGGAACTGGTCATGCTGCTTGCCGCGCTGTCGGCTGTGTGCTGGCGGCGCGGTTTTTCCGCCCTCGGCGCCGCGCTGCCCTGGGGGCTGCTGGTGCTGATCACGGAAGCGCTCAACACCGGCATCGAAAAGACGGTGGATCTCTGCACGCGGGAACGGCATCCACTGGCCAAAGCCGCCAAAGACGCGGCCAGTTTCGCCTGCGGCACGGCGATCCTGGCGTTTGCGCTGGTCTGCGCACGGGAATTTTTCTTTTAG
- a CDS encoding flagellar assembly protein FliH, producing MKDKRELSKDELELLRDEALPPAEDEEVIEDDDWAEFRKMSPEEQKWALIQLQLDQEQKYIESTFTPE from the coding sequence ATGAAGGACAAACGAGAGCTTTCCAAGGACGAGCTGGAGCTGCTCCGCGACGAAGCGCTGCCTCCGGCGGAAGATGAAGAAGTCATCGAAGACGACGATTGGGCGGAGTTCCGCAAGATGAGCCCCGAAGAGCAGAAATGGGCTCTGATTCAACTTCAGCTCGATCAGGAACAGAAATACATCGAAAGCACTTTCACTCCCGAATAG
- the dapF gene encoding diaminopimelate epimerase, whose translation MEFWKINGNGNDFITLDMLAAQKPAHELAELARRLCRRRASVGADGLLIVEPSASAHFRMRLFNADGSEAEMCGNGARCIARFAYERGAAPAEMTFETLAGAMRARVDGNFVEIDLGEQSFAPDWIDRPLTMDGAAFRSCFLWVGVPHLVLFAPEDLSRDDCRRIGRAFRHDASLFPQGCNVNFARPVGRGELTAVTYERGVEDLTDSCGTGGVAAALSASLLFGMDGPIEVHNPGGTNRVAFERLDGRRFRAALGGNTAVVAKGELGPDA comes from the coding sequence ATGGAATTTTGGAAGATCAACGGCAACGGCAACGATTTTATCACGCTCGACATGCTGGCCGCGCAGAAACCGGCGCACGAACTGGCGGAGCTGGCGCGCCGCCTCTGCCGCCGCCGCGCGTCCGTCGGCGCCGACGGGCTGCTGATCGTGGAACCGTCCGCGAGCGCGCATTTCCGCATGAGACTGTTCAACGCCGACGGATCGGAAGCCGAAATGTGCGGCAACGGCGCGCGCTGCATTGCGCGCTTCGCTTACGAACGCGGCGCCGCCCCCGCGGAAATGACGTTCGAGACGCTGGCGGGCGCGATGCGCGCGCGCGTCGACGGCAATTTCGTCGAGATCGACCTCGGCGAGCAGTCGTTCGCGCCGGACTGGATCGACCGGCCGCTGACGATGGACGGCGCGGCCTTCCGCAGCTGCTTCTTGTGGGTGGGCGTGCCCCATCTCGTGCTGTTCGCGCCGGAGGATCTGAGCCGCGACGACTGCCGGCGCATCGGCCGCGCCTTCCGTCATGACGCGTCGTTGTTCCCGCAGGGCTGCAACGTGAACTTCGCGCGCCCCGTCGGGCGCGGCGAGCTGACGGCCGTGACCTACGAGCGCGGCGTCGAAGATCTTACCGATTCCTGCGGTACGGGCGGCGTGGCGGCGGCGCTGTCGGCTAGCCTGCTGTTCGGCATGGACGGCCCGATCGAAGTGCACAATCCCGGCGGCACGAACCGAGTCGCTTTCGAACGGCTCGACGGGAGGCGCTTCCGCGCGGCTCTGGGCGGAAACACCGCGGTTGTCGCAAAGGGGGAGCTTGGCCCCGATGCGTGA
- a CDS encoding BMP family ABC transporter substrate-binding protein, translated as MRFLRVLLLLAVWSASAAPLQARRPLPIGVVFSCGPEDSMFRSSEGGLKRAQSELDVKITSYLCNYNSAEYESTVAEAARRNQLVLAVGSPLAEAVDTTARAHESTDFVLFDAKSVNPGVSSVLFHQSEASYLAGVLAVRLAARRNSRKIGVILGERGEKTPVMLDFLLGFEQGAKDADERATLLKRSVQSWNDPQKAKAIACAMHDEGAQVIFQAAGLSGNGVIEAAVEEGFYVIGVDEPQERLAPGVVLTAVLKRFDLALFDVISARVGGHLRRGATLHYRLWNRGVELSWTSNALVPDELHRELEGLSYRIVDRTIRVASCYNDDGTFKTTLKPLPPELPAAEPGKR; from the coding sequence ATGCGTTTTCTTCGCGTTTTGCTGCTGCTGGCCGTATGGTCGGCGAGCGCCGCGCCGCTTCAGGCGCGCCGCCCTCTGCCGATCGGGGTCGTTTTTTCCTGCGGTCCCGAGGATTCGATGTTCCGTTCGTCGGAGGGCGGCCTCAAGCGCGCCCAATCGGAACTGGACGTCAAGATCACCAGCTATCTCTGCAACTACAACAGCGCCGAATACGAGTCGACTGTCGCGGAGGCCGCCCGACGGAACCAGCTGGTGCTCGCCGTGGGCAGTCCTCTCGCCGAAGCGGTCGACACAACGGCCCGCGCGCACGAGAGCACCGATTTTGTGTTGTTCGACGCGAAATCCGTCAATCCCGGGGTCTCGTCGGTGCTGTTCCACCAAAGCGAGGCCAGTTATCTGGCCGGCGTGCTGGCCGTCCGTCTGGCGGCGCGCCGAAACTCCCGGAAAATCGGCGTCATCCTCGGCGAGCGCGGCGAAAAAACGCCGGTGATGCTGGATTTTCTGCTCGGCTTCGAGCAGGGGGCCAAAGACGCCGACGAACGGGCGACGTTGCTGAAACGGAGCGTCCAGTCCTGGAACGATCCTCAAAAAGCGAAAGCCATCGCCTGTGCCATGCATGACGAGGGCGCGCAGGTGATCTTCCAGGCAGCGGGGCTGTCCGGAAACGGCGTCATCGAAGCCGCCGTCGAAGAGGGGTTTTACGTGATCGGCGTGGACGAGCCGCAGGAGCGCCTTGCTCCCGGCGTCGTGCTCACGGCGGTGCTGAAGCGCTTCGACCTGGCCCTCTTCGACGTGATCAGCGCCCGCGTGGGAGGTCATCTCCGGCGCGGCGCCACGCTTCACTACCGACTGTGGAACCGCGGCGTCGAACTTTCGTGGACATCCAACGCGCTGGTTCCCGACGAGCTGCACCGCGAGCTTGAAGGACTTTCCTATCGCATCGTTGACCGCACGATCCGCGTCGCCAGCTGTTACAACGACGATGGCACCTTCAAGACGACGCTGAAACCGCTGCCGCCGGAGCTTCCCGCGGCGGAACCGGGGAAACGGTGA
- a CDS encoding LysR family transcriptional regulator produces the protein MNRTKRKGDAHVDFRQIQYILAVAEHRNITKAAAALHISQPSLSHFIARTEEELGVKLFDRTMMPLKLTYAGEQYLKNAVEIMRVHDRMMREFRDIAGSLKGRLVVGILHERAAYMLPLILPDFRRRHPGIEVDLAISNTAKIIDALARGRINFGIGIFPQLNEFQSMEIYRERLLLVVAPGMVRSRHLLKKGNRALNPAKLEDLPFIISRHGHALFRRVSELWSTYNLSPQVVFESSSNITSLRLAAAGLGVTIVPAMTLKLAQTTAPPEVHEIGVPALTWTVALYSRKDAYVGAVERAFFETARQAFAGVSVRNVKFE, from the coding sequence ATGAACAGAACGAAAAGAAAAGGGGACGCTCATGTGGATTTTCGACAGATTCAGTACATTCTGGCGGTGGCGGAACATCGCAACATTACAAAAGCCGCCGCGGCGCTCCATATCTCCCAGCCGTCACTCAGTCATTTCATTGCCCGTACGGAAGAAGAACTGGGCGTGAAGTTGTTTGACCGCACGATGATGCCGTTGAAACTGACCTATGCCGGCGAGCAGTACTTGAAGAACGCGGTCGAGATCATGCGCGTACACGATCGCATGATGCGGGAATTCCGAGATATTGCCGGCAGCCTGAAAGGGCGTCTGGTGGTGGGAATCCTGCATGAGCGCGCAGCTTACATGTTGCCGTTGATTTTACCGGATTTCAGACGCCGCCATCCCGGCATCGAAGTAGACCTTGCGATTAGCAACACGGCGAAAATCATTGATGCGCTCGCGCGCGGACGCATCAATTTCGGCATCGGCATCTTTCCGCAGCTGAATGAGTTCCAATCCATGGAGATCTATCGCGAACGACTCTTATTGGTTGTTGCTCCCGGTATGGTCCGTTCCCGGCATTTGCTGAAAAAAGGCAATCGCGCTCTGAATCCAGCGAAGCTCGAGGACCTGCCGTTCATCATTTCACGGCACGGGCATGCTTTGTTCCGTCGCGTCAGCGAACTCTGGAGCACGTACAATCTTTCTCCGCAGGTTGTCTTTGAGTCGTCAAGCAACATCACATCGTTACGGCTGGCAGCGGCCGGACTTGGCGTGACCATCGTACCGGCTATGACACTGAAGCTGGCGCAGACAACGGCGCCGCCGGAAGTGCACGAGATCGGCGTGCCAGCACTGACTTGGACCGTCGCCCTTTACTCCCGAAAAGATGCCTATGTCGGTGCGGTCGAACGGGCGTTTTTCGAGACCGCCCGTCAGGCTTTTGCCGGAGTTTCCGTACGGAACGTGAAATTCGAATAA
- a CDS encoding class II SORL domain-containing protein, which yields MKIGELIQSGDWKGEKHVPVIEAPASVKAGETAHVMLSVGKEIAHPNTLEHYIAWIKLYFKGASSKFAVELGELTFDVHGDNATAPKGCLHVKLKESGTLIAVSYCNLHGLWESSAEIAVE from the coding sequence ATGAAAATTGGCGAACTGATTCAAAGCGGTGACTGGAAGGGCGAGAAACACGTTCCCGTGATCGAAGCGCCGGCGTCCGTCAAGGCGGGGGAGACGGCCCACGTGATGCTTTCGGTGGGCAAGGAGATCGCCCATCCCAACACGTTGGAGCACTACATCGCCTGGATCAAGCTTTACTTCAAGGGCGCGTCCAGCAAGTTCGCCGTCGAACTCGGCGAGCTGACCTTCGACGTCCACGGCGACAACGCCACGGCGCCCAAGGGCTGCCTGCACGTCAAGCTCAAGGAAAGCGGCACGCTCATCGCCGTGTCTTACTGCAACCTGCACGGCCTCTGGGAGTCCAGCGCCGAGATCGCAGTCGAGTAA
- a CDS encoding Na/Pi cotransporter family protein, protein MNLSTLFQIMGGVGLFLYGIKLMGDALQDLAGDRMRTLIASLTSTPLKGALVGTLVTMVIQSSAATTIMSVSFVQAGMMTLKQALGVIMGANIGTTVTAQLVAFNMKELALPLLGVGMLLAVFGHSKKRRYIGNGIFGFGLLFIGMSTMEHALGFLAANKQFFLTFAAHPLLGVAAGTLLTMAVQSSSATVGLTIAMAVQGLLPLQSAIAILLGDNLGTTITAVIAALGSSRSAKQAAAGHVLFNLLGVMIFLPLLGPYTALISHTSGNIARQLANAHTLFNVVNTMLQLPFVSVLARLIQKLLPSRDEKVYAGARYLNESLLNTSPAAALTAVRNELLNMGGMALEMLDLVRQAFAAKDPAAVSKLNQVEDGLNDLTRRVASFAARLWQRHISDHLSSLLESLVNGSSDIERIGDHAQNMMELYEYLQDHRLEFSPSAVQEFSAMLALVREMVQKALEALRTENVELAREVSVTMEDEVDAMERQLRHMHMQRLNDGTCTPSSGVIFIDLISNMERIGDHATNVAEIVLETSGLQARRETGKKFEL, encoded by the coding sequence ATGAACTTGAGCACTTTGTTCCAGATCATGGGCGGCGTCGGGCTGTTCCTGTACGGTATCAAACTGATGGGTGACGCCCTGCAGGACTTGGCGGGCGACCGTATGCGCACGCTGATCGCGTCGCTGACGAGCACGCCGCTCAAGGGCGCGCTGGTCGGCACGCTGGTGACGATGGTGATTCAGTCCAGCGCCGCCACGACGATCATGTCGGTCAGCTTCGTGCAGGCGGGGATGATGACGCTGAAGCAGGCGCTCGGCGTGATCATGGGAGCCAACATCGGCACCACCGTCACGGCGCAGCTGGTCGCCTTCAACATGAAAGAACTGGCGCTGCCGCTGCTGGGCGTCGGCATGCTGCTGGCCGTCTTCGGTCACTCGAAAAAACGCCGCTACATCGGCAACGGCATCTTCGGCTTCGGCCTGCTCTTCATCGGCATGAGCACGATGGAGCACGCGCTTGGCTTCCTTGCCGCCAACAAACAGTTTTTTCTCACTTTCGCCGCCCATCCGCTGCTGGGCGTCGCCGCCGGTACGCTGCTGACCATGGCCGTGCAGTCCAGTTCGGCCACCGTCGGCCTCACTATCGCCATGGCCGTGCAGGGGCTGCTGCCGCTTCAGTCGGCCATCGCCATTCTGCTGGGCGACAACCTGGGCACGACGATCACCGCCGTCATCGCTGCGCTGGGTTCGAGCCGCTCGGCTAAGCAGGCCGCCGCAGGGCATGTGCTGTTCAATCTGCTTGGCGTGATGATCTTCCTGCCGCTGCTTGGTCCCTATACGGCGCTGATCTCGCACACGTCCGGAAATATCGCCCGCCAGCTGGCCAACGCCCATACACTCTTCAACGTCGTCAACACCATGCTCCAGCTGCCCTTTGTGAGCGTGCTCGCCCGGCTGATTCAGAAGCTGCTCCCGAGCAGGGATGAAAAAGTTTACGCCGGCGCCCGCTATCTGAACGAGAGTCTGCTGAACACGTCGCCGGCCGCCGCGCTCACGGCGGTGCGCAACGAACTGCTGAACATGGGCGGCATGGCGCTGGAAATGCTCGACTTGGTGAGGCAAGCTTTCGCCGCCAAAGATCCGGCGGCCGTGTCCAAGCTGAATCAGGTGGAAGACGGCCTCAACGATCTGACGCGCCGCGTCGCCTCTTTCGCCGCCAGGCTTTGGCAGCGCCACATCTCCGATCATCTTTCCTCGCTGCTCGAATCTCTCGTGAACGGCTCCAGCGACATCGAGCGCATCGGCGACCATGCCCAGAACATGATGGAGCTTTACGAGTACCTTCAGGACCACCGTCTCGAGTTTTCGCCGTCCGCCGTTCAGGAGTTTTCCGCGATGCTTGCGCTGGTCCGTGAGATGGTGCAGAAGGCTCTCGAAGCCCTGCGCACGGAGAACGTCGAACTGGCCCGCGAGGTGTCAGTGACGATGGAAGACGAGGTCGACGCCATGGAGAGACAACTGCGGCACATGCACATGCAGCGCCTCAACGACGGGACCTGTACGCCCTCATCCGGCGTGATCTTCATCGACCTGATCAGCAACATGGAGCGCATCGGCGACCACGCTACCAACGTGGCGGAAATCGTTCTGGAAACATCCGGTCTTCAGGCACGCCGGGAAACGGGCAAAAAGTTCGAACTGTGA
- a CDS encoding extracellular solute-binding protein yields MKKFAALVLAAWMTAGAAGAAEKPKVTIYTSMYEDIIEAMTDVLAEKFPDYDVEFFYGGTGTLQAKIAAEMDTKKLGCDILMVADPSYALELKAKGILHPYASKEAAHLAFEYDAEGCWYPVRVSNMILAYNPEKYGKEDVPRTFADFAGESMKGVGSMSNPLTSGTALVAISALKDKYGYGYYDKLGAWRPA; encoded by the coding sequence ATGAAAAAGTTTGCGGCTCTGGTTCTGGCGGCGTGGATGACAGCGGGCGCGGCGGGCGCGGCGGAAAAACCCAAAGTGACGATCTACACCTCGATGTACGAGGACATCATCGAGGCGATGACCGACGTACTCGCGGAGAAGTTCCCCGACTACGACGTCGAGTTCTTCTACGGCGGCACCGGCACGCTGCAGGCCAAGATCGCGGCGGAGATGGACACGAAAAAGCTGGGCTGCGACATCCTCATGGTGGCCGATCCGTCCTACGCGCTCGAACTCAAGGCCAAAGGCATCCTCCATCCCTACGCCTCCAAGGAAGCGGCGCATCTGGCCTTCGAATACGACGCGGAAGGCTGCTGGTATCCCGTGCGCGTCAGCAACATGATCCTGGCCTACAACCCCGAGAAGTACGGGAAAGAAGACGTGCCCCGCACGTTCGCCGATTTCGCCGGCGAATCCATGAAGGGCGTCGGTTCCATGTCGAACCCGCTCACGTCGGGCACGGCGCTCGTCGCCATCTCGGCGCTGAAGGACAAATACGGCTACGGATACTACGACAAACTGGGCGCTTGGCGCCCAGCTTGA
- a CDS encoding GntR family transcriptional regulator encodes MKEPEAYAPTAADFVYRHLRGQIFAKKRQPGDRLTEEAIAQELDVSRTPVREAIRRLTAEGLATLIPNAGARLAKPTKKEIMDTYELREYLECLAARKAALNITGAQANTLQQTIDEEEQIFAARNFEAYLDVNNRFHRTLAECSGNAVLAEFVNNLLARTCVYMIFYDSFFDMNTNPSLDEHRALLKALLAHDPDKAEQLMKVHLMLSATSLKSNEGLRVGGE; translated from the coding sequence ATGAAAGAACCGGAAGCTTACGCCCCGACTGCCGCGGATTTCGTCTACCGACATCTGCGCGGCCAGATCTTCGCCAAAAAGCGCCAGCCCGGCGACCGGCTCACCGAAGAGGCGATCGCTCAGGAACTTGACGTCAGCCGCACGCCCGTGCGCGAGGCGATCCGCCGCCTTACCGCCGAGGGGCTGGCGACGCTGATCCCCAACGCCGGCGCCCGTTTGGCCAAGCCGACCAAGAAAGAAATCATGGATACTTACGAACTGCGCGAATATCTGGAGTGCCTGGCGGCGCGCAAGGCGGCCCTCAACATCACGGGCGCGCAGGCGAACACACTTCAGCAGACGATCGACGAGGAAGAGCAGATTTTCGCCGCGCGCAATTTCGAGGCCTACCTCGACGTAAACAACCGCTTTCACCGCACGCTGGCGGAGTGCTCCGGCAACGCCGTGCTGGCGGAATTCGTCAACAATCTGCTGGCGCGTACATGCGTGTACATGATCTTTTACGATTCGTTCTTCGACATGAACACCAATCCCAGCCTCGACGAGCACCGCGCCCTGCTCAAGGCGCTGTTGGCGCATGACCCCGACAAGGCGGAGCAGCTCATGAAAGTCCATTTGATGCTGTCGGCTACGTCGCTGAAAAGCAACGAAGGCCTGCGCGTCGGCGGAGAATGA
- a CDS encoding DnaJ C-terminal domain-containing protein, protein MSIAYKDYYEILGVSKTATEQEIKSAYRKLAKKYHPDVNKTPGAEQKYKDVNEAYEVLHDPEKRQKYDALGPNWEAAQQFGRQGGGFQGFGGFPGGGVHMEFGDGGGFSEFFQTIFGNMGGSARGFSASDLFGGRARTARGEDSEVQITLSLADVMAAPLKRSMTLRGTAGARTIEVNLPRGIREGSRLKLRGQGAPGRGGGESGDLYVVVHIEADSRFEISGYDLTTSVTVTPWDAVLGGAVSVPSPEGALKVKVPAGSQSGTRLRLHGKGLPMRGGNLRGDLYATIEISVPQNVSSRERELWEQIRALHA, encoded by the coding sequence ATGAGCATAGCCTACAAAGATTATTACGAAATTCTCGGCGTCTCCAAGACCGCCACGGAACAGGAGATAAAGAGCGCGTACCGCAAGCTGGCGAAGAAGTATCATCCCGACGTGAACAAAACCCCCGGCGCGGAGCAGAAGTACAAAGACGTGAACGAAGCGTACGAAGTCCTGCACGATCCGGAAAAGCGCCAGAAGTACGACGCCCTCGGCCCCAATTGGGAAGCCGCCCAGCAGTTCGGCAGACAAGGCGGAGGTTTTCAGGGCTTCGGCGGATTTCCCGGCGGCGGCGTGCACATGGAGTTCGGCGACGGCGGCGGCTTCAGCGAGTTCTTCCAGACCATTTTCGGCAACATGGGCGGCTCCGCGCGAGGCTTCAGCGCCAGCGATCTTTTCGGCGGGCGCGCCCGTACGGCCCGCGGCGAAGACAGCGAAGTGCAGATCACGCTTTCGCTTGCCGACGTGATGGCCGCGCCTCTGAAACGGAGCATGACGCTCCGCGGCACGGCGGGAGCCCGTACCATCGAAGTGAATCTGCCCCGCGGCATCCGCGAAGGCTCGCGCCTGAAACTGCGCGGCCAGGGGGCGCCCGGCCGGGGCGGCGGCGAAAGCGGCGACCTGTACGTCGTCGTTCACATCGAAGCGGACAGCCGCTTCGAGATCAGCGGCTACGACCTCACTACCTCCGTGACCGTGACGCCGTGGGATGCCGTGCTCGGCGGCGCCGTCAGCGTTCCGTCCCCCGAAGGCGCGCTGAAGGTGAAAGTCCCCGCCGGCTCCCAGTCGGGAACCCGCCTGCGCCTGCACGGCAAAGGGCTGCCCATGCGCGGCGGCAACCTGCGCGGAGATCTGTACGCCACGATCGAGATCAGCGTGCCGCAGAACGTCTCTTCCCGCGAGCGGGAACTGTGGGAACAGATCAGGGCGCTGCACGCGTAA
- a CDS encoding 2-hydroxycarboxylate transporter family protein — protein MAAIFGVCGALLCGIDMKDVMNYYVLPIMGGGNGAGAIPLSQMWETTTGGSKGAYYSVAFAILNIANNFAILGAVALNSLGERFPSLSGNGELLRNASKYELPKDKAAKPEISQYHMGGGLLLTCCIFAAGRIFSKSILPSIGKVSIHMYAYMVVFSAVLNIANVIPQEVKLGAKRPVCRSIRSRICPSAPRWRRAPCPT, from the coding sequence ATGGCGGCGATTTTCGGTGTCTGCGGTGCATTGCTGTGCGGTATCGACATGAAGGATGTCATGAACTATTACGTGTTGCCGATTATGGGTGGCGGCAACGGCGCGGGAGCCATTCCCCTAAGTCAGATGTGGGAAACGACCACGGGTGGCAGCAAAGGGGCCTATTATTCAGTGGCCTTTGCGATTCTCAACATCGCCAATAACTTCGCCATCCTCGGCGCGGTGGCGTTAAACTCTCTCGGAGAGCGTTTCCCTTCCTTGTCGGGCAACGGCGAGCTCCTGCGCAACGCAAGTAAATACGAATTACCCAAAGATAAAGCCGCAAAACCTGAGATCTCCCAATACCACATGGGCGGCGGACTGCTGTTGACCTGCTGTATCTTCGCTGCGGGGCGTATTTTCTCCAAGAGCATTTTGCCTTCCATCGGCAAGGTCTCGATCCATATGTATGCCTACATGGTCGTCTTCTCGGCGGTGCTGAATATTGCCAACGTGATTCCTCAGGAAGTCAAGCTGGGCGCCAAGCGCCCAGTTTGTCGTAGTATCCGTAGCCGTATTTGTCCTTCAGCGCCGAGATGGCGACGAGCGCCGTGCCCGACGTGA